A region from the Rhinoderma darwinii isolate aRhiDar2 chromosome 2, aRhiDar2.hap1, whole genome shotgun sequence genome encodes:
- the LOC142741105 gene encoding gap junction beta-5 protein-like has protein sequence MNWGIFQGLLSGASHFSTAFSRLWMSVVFVFRLLVYVVAAERVWADDQGEFDCNTKQPGCTNVCYDYYFPVSHIRLWALQLILVTCPSLLVLMHVAYREDRERKHREKQGEDCGRLYINTGKKRGGLWWTYLFSLIVKASVDSVFLYIFHLIYKDFSLPNIVKCTLPPCPNIVDCFISRPTEKNIFTLFMVATTVVCIVLNLCEIGYLISKRCCEYLTQRNQSNNVIAYLQKQDMFHANNKVNEVIDMMPHIHVTPPETKLK, from the coding sequence ATGAATTGGGGGATTTTCCAAGGTCTTCTCAGTGGAGCAAGTCATTTCTCTACTGCATTTAGTCGCCTTTGGATGTCAGTAGTCTTTGTCTTCCGGTTACTGGTATATGTGGTAGCAGCTGAAAGAGTCTGGGCTGATGATCAAGGGGAATTTGACTGTAATACAAAACAGCCCGGTTGCACTAATGTCTGTTATGATTACTACTTCCCAGTATCCCATATTAGACTTTGGGCTCTCCAGCTCATTTTGGTTACTTGCCCATCTCTTCTTGTTCTCATGCATGTGGCATATAGGGAAGATCGAGAAAGAAAACATAGAGAAAAACAGGGAGAGGATTGTGGGAGACTCTATataaacacaggaaaaaaaagagGAGGTTTGTGGTGGACCTACCTCTTTAGTCTTATAGTAAAAGCATCAGTGGATTCTGTGTTCCTCTACATATTTCATCTCATCTACAAAGACTTTTCCCTGCCCAATATTGTAAAGTGTACATTGCCTCCATGTCCAAATATTGTTGACTGTTTTATATCAAGACctactgaaaaaaatattttcaccttGTTCATGGTTGCAACTACGGTTGTTTGCATTGTACTCAACCTGTGTGAGATAGGatacttgatttctaaaagatgtTGTGAGTATCTAACCCAACGAAATCAGTCAAATAATGTTATTGCATATCTCCAAAAACAAGACATGTTTCATGCCAACAACAAGGTGAATGAAGTGATCGACATGATGCCTCACATTCATGTAACCCCACCTGAAACTAAATTAAAATAA